Below is a genomic region from Spartinivicinus marinus.
GACACAGCTATGCAGAGCAACATATTTTGTTATTTATCGATAAATTTTTATCTAAAGATATTGGCATAAATATACAACCTATACTAAGTTGTAATGAGTAACGTAGTAGTACGTTACCTCTTATCCTTTTCAGTGCTTGTAGCCGTTTTGGCTAGACTACTGACGCCGTAGCCCTAACGTATTATCTAAAGCAGTATTTGCTGAGTAGCAGGCTTTAAAACAATTATGCTTTATTAATTGTTAGAAGCAGTTGTATTTACCCTGTTCCCCGATTGCTTATTCAAAGGGAAGGGTATTTTACTTTCTGCTTCAGTGCTGGTTAAATGCCTGACAGCTTTTTAGGAGATGTAAAATGGCAATTTCCCGGCGTCAGTTTTTGTTATCCTCTGCTGGCATTTTAGCTGCCAGTCAACTTCCTCGTCTTGTGTTAGCCGCAAAAGAGTCTGATTTTGATTATGTATTAACTGCCGAACCTGGTTCTGCCGAACTTATTCCAGGCATTAATACATCAATTTTGGGTTTTAATGGTGGTTACCCTGCACCTGTATTACGTGCTAAACAAGGTCAACGCATACGAATAAAGTTTATAAACAAACTAAAAGAGCCTACAACGATACATTGGCACGGTATTCGAATTGACATTGCAATGGATGGTGTACCCTTTTTATCTCAACCACCCATAATGCCAGGCGAGACATTTATCTATGACTTCGTTTGCCCAGATGCAGGAACGTTTTGGTACCACCCTCATATGAACAGTACCCAGCAGCTTGGCAGAGGCTTGGTTGGTACGTTAATTGTTGAAGAAGCAGAGCCTGTTACATTCGATGCAGACATTCCCCTTTGTCTAAAAAATTGGCATATAGATGAAAAAGGCGAGTTTACTCAGTTATCTATCCCTCGTTATGCCGCCAGAATGGGCACCCCTGGCCGCTATGAAACAGTTAATGGCCAACATAAACCAACTATTGAGATACCAACAGGTGGATTAATACGATTACGTTTTTTGAATGTAGATAATACACTTATTTATAAAATTGCGCTTAAAGACTTCCCTGCAAAAATTATTGCTGTAGATGGTAATGCTCTAAGCAAGCCAGTTCCATTAACTGCCCACGAAATAGGTGCAGGAATGCGTTTAGATATTGCATTTATTGCACCAGAAAAAACAGATGAAATCATTGAAGTACAAAATGGTAAAGGCAGGCTTTTCTTTGGCTTGTTAAAGCTAAAAACAGTTGAGGCGAAACTACCAAAACGAAATCAAATTCCATCACTGCCAGTCAACCCAATTCCTTCGCCTGATTTGAAAAGTGCAGAAGTCATAAACTTTTTATTCGAGTGGTCTGGCGCTATGACCCCAACTGATAAGAATGGTAAAGCTAAACATGAGTTTTGGACCATCAACCGCCGAGCTTGGGAAGGTATGAACCAAAATAATTTACCTGCCCCGCTAGCCGAATTAAAGCTTGGTAAAACGTATATCTTTGACATGAAAAATGTCACCCCACATAAACATCCTATTCATATGCATGGTCATACATTTACCGTTATATGGTCAAATAAAAAGAAAATAAAACCCTATCATACCGATACGGTTTTAATGGAAAAAAACGAAAGGGTAAAAATAGCTTTTGTGGCAGATAACCCTGGTAGATGGATGTTTCATTGCCATGTAATTGAGCATATGAAAACAGGGTTAATGGGATATGTTTCGGTTGTATAAAAGCTAAGCTTAGTGTCCGATATGGAATAACAGGCCATTCTTCTGCCACTCTTGAAAGACCATCCCCGGTCTATCAAGAGCTAAAAAAGCATCCATGCTTTAGCTCCAGAATACCCTGTTACTCCATATCCTTTAGCTTTCATATCAACTTAATAACCAGAGAAATATCCACAGCAAGGGGTTCTTTAGGCGAGGCCATCGAGAGATGAAGCCCCAGGAGCTTATATATAATAAGTGACTGGGGTGAAGAACGAAGATAACA
It encodes:
- a CDS encoding multicopper oxidase family protein; the encoded protein is MAISRRQFLLSSAGILAASQLPRLVLAAKESDFDYVLTAEPGSAELIPGINTSILGFNGGYPAPVLRAKQGQRIRIKFINKLKEPTTIHWHGIRIDIAMDGVPFLSQPPIMPGETFIYDFVCPDAGTFWYHPHMNSTQQLGRGLVGTLIVEEAEPVTFDADIPLCLKNWHIDEKGEFTQLSIPRYAARMGTPGRYETVNGQHKPTIEIPTGGLIRLRFLNVDNTLIYKIALKDFPAKIIAVDGNALSKPVPLTAHEIGAGMRLDIAFIAPEKTDEIIEVQNGKGRLFFGLLKLKTVEAKLPKRNQIPSLPVNPIPSPDLKSAEVINFLFEWSGAMTPTDKNGKAKHEFWTINRRAWEGMNQNNLPAPLAELKLGKTYIFDMKNVTPHKHPIHMHGHTFTVIWSNKKKIKPYHTDTVLMEKNERVKIAFVADNPGRWMFHCHVIEHMKTGLMGYVSVV